A genomic region of Alphaproteobacteria bacterium contains the following coding sequences:
- a CDS encoding signal recognition particle protein, whose amino-acid sequence MFQNLTNKLSTVFDGLNRRGTLSEEDVNKALREVRLALLEADVSLPIAKQFIDQVKEKAIGQEIVKSISPAQMVIKLVHDQLVELLGAETAELSLNTQPPAVILMAGLQGGGKTTASAKLARWLIQKKNKKVLVASLDIYRPAAQEQLAILAKQINTPSLEVVPGQSPADITKRALKLAKAEGYDVLILDTAGRTHIDESMMQEAQEIHEISKPIETFLVVDSMTGQDAVNSAKSFNAALPLTGIILTRVDGDSRGGAALSMKLATGCPIKFIGLGEKIDQFDVFHPERIAGRILDKGDVVSLVEQAAESFDEAAAEKLSKKMAKGKFDLNDLASQLRQMQKMGGMGKLMSMIPGINKMKDKLGSAGLEEKSIAHQIALIQSMTPQERRYPKLLNASRKRRVAQGSGLDVPLINKLLKQHEGMGKMMKKMKKMKKSDLAALESKMGQLPNSPFNQ is encoded by the coding sequence TGAAGTGCGCCTTGCTCTGCTCGAAGCTGATGTTTCCCTGCCCATTGCCAAGCAATTTATTGATCAAGTTAAAGAAAAAGCCATAGGCCAAGAGATTGTTAAAAGCATTTCGCCCGCGCAAATGGTTATCAAACTCGTCCATGACCAATTGGTCGAATTGCTGGGCGCTGAAACAGCCGAACTTTCCCTCAACACGCAGCCACCGGCTGTTATTCTCATGGCAGGCCTCCAAGGGGGTGGTAAAACCACTGCTTCCGCTAAACTTGCCCGGTGGCTGATTCAGAAAAAAAACAAAAAAGTTTTAGTAGCTTCCCTTGATATTTATCGCCCCGCTGCGCAAGAGCAACTTGCCATACTCGCCAAGCAAATTAACACCCCCTCCCTGGAGGTTGTTCCAGGTCAATCCCCTGCTGATATTACCAAACGGGCCCTCAAGCTCGCCAAGGCAGAGGGCTATGATGTTCTGATCCTCGACACCGCAGGACGAACGCATATTGATGAATCGATGATGCAAGAAGCCCAAGAGATTCATGAAATCAGCAAGCCCATAGAAACGTTTTTAGTTGTCGATAGTATGACCGGTCAAGATGCGGTCAACAGTGCAAAATCTTTCAACGCAGCCCTGCCCCTCACAGGTATCATCCTAACACGCGTTGATGGCGATAGTCGTGGCGGTGCTGCCTTATCAATGAAGCTAGCTACAGGCTGCCCCATTAAGTTTATTGGCCTGGGTGAGAAGATTGATCAATTTGATGTCTTTCATCCTGAAAGAATTGCGGGCCGCATTCTTGATAAAGGAGATGTGGTCAGCTTGGTTGAGCAAGCTGCTGAATCTTTTGACGAAGCAGCGGCAGAAAAACTCAGCAAAAAAATGGCGAAGGGTAAGTTTGATCTCAATGACTTAGCCAGCCAACTTCGGCAAATGCAGAAAATGGGCGGTATGGGCAAACTGATGTCTATGATCCCAGGCATCAATAAGATGAAAGATAAATTGGGTTCAGCTGGCTTGGAAGAAAAATCCATCGCCCATCAGATCGCTCTCATTCAATCAATGACTCCTCAAGAACGTCGGTATCCAAAGCTTCTCAATGCCTCACGCAAACGCCGGGTCGCTCAAGGATCTGGTCTGGACGTCCCTCTCATTAATAAGCTGCTCAAGCAACATGAAGGCATGGGCAAGATGATGAAGAAAATGAAGAAGATGAAAAAGTCAGACCTTGCCGCGCTTGAGAGCAAAATGGGACAACTGCCCAACTCACCTTTCAATCAATAG